One genomic window of Fusarium verticillioides 7600 chromosome 2, whole genome shotgun sequence includes the following:
- a CDS encoding E3 ubiquitin-protein ligase TRIP12, which produces MAERTSAGDNEVRLPSTSTTSTANLSPASAASSAHRITRSSARQAASQAAQTNNIAPAAADVPAIPSTTPSTRKRKGLAAEKSPNDALPPSGSSGRRSKRQKIPEAVPPPNANNNNHITSRSRRKGKPAVDMDSPDNNVPGSAHPLEPSIPSGSSSRKSSRSKKTTGPPSETTSGTTLTTRRSKRNLDSAVDQDTPMTGTDENKDPGPPPPPPPPIDHHDDDDSEDNDEDEDEEGSRRYDEDEDDEDDPFGGFGGPPGSLSSTLRALTGMMSGLTSRFREILHNLRVDDLSVQLIALQELSEILLVSNEDNLSGHFSPDAYVKELVSLMNKEESPEIMLLACRCLANLMEALPASVANVVYGSAVPVLCQKLLEISFIDLAEQALSTLEKISVEYPASIVREGGLTACLSYLDFFATGTQRTAVTTAANCCRNIPEDSFPVVRDVMPTLLNVLNSSDQRVVEQASLCVSGIVESFKYQPSKLEELVSVDLLRGVLRLLVPGTTNMIGSSIHTQFLRVLAFTARASPRLSAELFKLNVVETLYQILTGVSPPSGTEDVASKLDSVIIMQALIHRPRDQIIETLNVICELLPNLPRNADPSYGDFVELQASADPTNSAASGGRNRRSTNEKRIELLEECKDEVRRFALIIFPTLTDAFSSTVNLSVRQKVLTAQLKMLSNLDEDILVEALTPVPYASFLASILSQQDHASLVMLGLQAAELLLSRLDKIYRYQFYREGVFLEITKIAEEEDAVEEKPGKGEKQESQGEQDNEQSSDQESEHEEDEEDEERESSDDEDEDEEHDNENGEAQNEDMSPVSSRGSTMSLEVPLHRLVSDVRSMKSRTRDVAKKFLETHETEGHGQAMKLKATAILDALSDLAGELEAFYLKPMPSNVTADKGRELFTKLASYFDTDVLESVTSAELLASGLVRVLLEVFSNPDEKLARAAQSTFLEVFMAYTVKAKPKTATAESPATPFSVMIHKLQDLLSRSEHFEVITVHHNTFDGNHSSPASMLGKQIRLRLVADDESEIPRPYRNIMVSIHAIATFKSLDDYLRPRISINERSRGSARRDGVARALAAMANSAGLPLSSAAAARLAAAERSGPFSGPPIPPPPAVATPSGSQALRKSKSQAAPATPDQSAGPSRDKGALRRSSRRHGAANTPPAPRPPPVDDEEMQDTLECADEKQLTDDDDVGDSGALDAIVGELEEDMQEESTPEDTSAVNMEVATGGHVTARKEDGTRIATPTGSGVPSRAGGPSVGSQGTPTPALSSSRPMSYASALQAVPQDWHIEFSLDNKLIPNETTIYRAVHTSASNSDEHLSRSIWSTVHPIKFKRVPGPPPAESLSFSSNTEADGEDEHGIPASLAKNPTTSSILRLLNILHDLNSNIEDVLIEKKNSVIGLNVEPLSQFVNTKLTAKLNRQLEEPLIVASNCLPSWAEDLARLYPFLFPFETRHLFLQSTSFGYARSMARWQNTQSAEDNRRDRNNERPFLGRLQRQKVRISRQKILESALKVMELYGASQSILEVEYFEEVGTGLGPTLEFYSTVSKEFSKRKLKLWREVDSNGSDEFVSGATGLFPRPQSDEEAGTPNGERILHLFKMLGKFVARSMIDSRIIDLHFNPIFFRIGDAVSSGVKPSLGAVKIVDPVLARSLKAIKQFALAKKEIDEDPNRTPAQKVADTQSITIDGVKLDDLCLDFTLPGYPNIQLEDNGSQKRVTIDNVDSYLEKVIDMTLGSGVRRQVDAFRAGFSQVFPYSALSAFTPDELVTLFGRVDEDWSLETLLDSIKADHGYNMDSKTVKNLLHTMSEFDASQRRDFLQFTTGSPKLPIGGFKSLTPMFTVVCKPSEHPYTSDDYLPSVMTCVNYLKLPDYSTIEIMRKQLFTAVKEGQGAFHLS; this is translated from the exons AATCACCAGATCTTCGGCTCGTCAAGCAGCGAGTCAGGCAGCCCAAACTAACAATATTGCTCCTGCCGCTGCTGACGTCCCGGCCATACCCTCCACTACTCCATCCACACGCAAGCGAAAAGGGCTCGCCGCCGAGAAGAGCCCCAACGACGCATTACCACCCTCTGGGTCTTCAGGTCGACGGTCCAAGAGACAAAAGATTCCCGAAGCCGTTCCACCTCCAAACGCCAACAATaacaatcacatcacatcccGATCTCGGCGAAAGGGAAAGCCCGCTGTTGATATGGACAGCCCGGA TAACAACGTACCCGGATCTGCGCATCCTCTAGAGCCCTCCATCCCCTCAGGGTCTTCTAGCAGAAAATCGAGCCGTTCTAAGAAGACCACGGGACCTCCATCAG AAACCACATCTGGTACAACTTTGACCACCCGAAGATCGAAACGGAATCTTGACAGCGCAGTTGATCAAGATACACCGATGACGGGTACCGACGAGAACAAAGACCCAGGACCACCACcaccccctcctcctcccatcgaTCAccacgacgatgacgatagCGAAGACAatgatgaggacgaagatgaagagggatcACGAAGGtacgacgaagacgaagacgacgaagacgatcCTTTTGGCGGATTTGGTGGCCCTCCAGGCAGTTTATCCAGCACACTTAGAGCACTCACAGGGATGATGTCCGGCCTAACATCTCGATTCCGGGAGATTCTTCACAATCTGcgagttgatgatctctcAGTGCAGCTAATAGCTCTGCAGGAGCTATCAGAAATACTTCTAGTTTCCAACGAAGACAACCTCTCTGGCCACTTCTCTCCCGATGCGTATGTTAAGGAGCTGGTTTCCCTcatgaacaaagaagaaagccCCGAAATCATGTTGCTCGCGTGCCGTTGCTTGGCAAATTTGATGGAGGCTTTGCCTGCCAGTGTTGCGAACGTCGTCTATGGAAGCGCCGTCCCTGTCCTGTGCCAAAAACTTCTCGAAATTTCTTTTATCGATTTGGCAGAGCAGGCCCTGAGCACATTGGAAAAGATATCGGTCGAATATCCTGCCAGTATCGTTCGTGAGGGTGGCCTTACTGCTTGTTTGTCTTATCTCGACTTTTTTGCTACCGGCACGCAGAGAACTGCCGTTACTACCGCAGCAAACTGTTGCCGCAACATCCCCGAAGACTCTTTCCCAGTAGTGCGAGATGTTATGCCTACACTTCTCAACGTTCTCAATAGCAGTGATCAGCGGGTCGTGGAGCAGGCCTCGCTTTGCGTTTCTGGCATCGTCGAGAGTTTCAAGTACCAACCCTCCAAACTTGAGGAACTTGTTAGCGTCGACCTTCTTCGAGGTGTGCTGCGACTTCTTGTTCCCGGTACGACCAACATGATTGGCTCCAGTATCCATACACAATTTCTCCGAGTTTTGGCATTCACTGCGCGAGCTAGCCCTCGTCTTTCCGCagagctcttcaagcttAATGTGGTAGAGACATTGTATCAAATTCTGACTGGGGTTTCACCACCCAGCGGTACCGAAGATGTTGCCTCCAAACTGGACAGTGTTATAATCATGCAGGCTCTAATCCATCGGCCCCGAGATCAGATCATTGAGACGCTCAATGTCATTTGCGAATTACTACCTAACCTACCACGAAATGCAGATCCCTCATATGGTGATTTTGTCGAACTTCAAGCCTCGGCAGATCCTACAAACTCGGCAGCCAGTGGGGGAAGGAACCGCAGGTCTACGAATGAGAAGCgcattgagcttcttgaagagtGCAAAGACGAAGTTCGCCGATTTgcgctcatcatcttccctACTTTGACGGATGCGTTCTCCAGTACTGTCAACTTGAGCGTCCGCCAAAAAGTCCTCACAGCACAATTGAAGATGCTCTCGAatcttgatgaggacatCTTGGTTGAGGCGCTTACTCCGGTACCTTATGCCTCTTTCCTCGCTTCCATTCTTTCACAACAAGACCACGCATCTCTGGTTATGCTTGGTCTGCAAGCGGCCGAGCTGCTACTAAGCAGACTCGACAAGATCTACCGGTATCAATTCTATCGCGAAGGAGTCTTTCTTGAGATCACcaagattgctgaggaggaagacgcaGTTGAAGAGAAGCCAGGCAAGGGTGAAAAACAGGAGTCTCAGGGCGAACAAGACAACGAACAGTCCTCAGACCAGGAATCTGAgcatgaggaagacgaagaagatgaggaacGCGAGtcctctgatgatgaggacgaagacgaagagcaTGATAACGAGAATGGCGAGGCGCAGAATGAGGATATGTCCCCTGTTAGCTCCCGGGGATCTACCATGTCTCTCGAGGTCCctctccatcgtcttgtCTCCGACGTGCGATCCATGAAATCTCGAACTCGAGACGTCGCCAAGAAGTTCTTGGAGACCCATGAGACTGAAGGCCATGGCCAGGCtatgaagctcaaggcaaCAGCaatccttgatgctctttCAGATTTGGctggtgagcttgaggcCTTCTATCTCAAGCCGATGCCCAGCAACGTTACGGCCGATAAAGGAAGGGAactcttcaccaagcttgcaTCATATTTCGATACCGACGTCTTGGAAAGTGTTACGAGCGCAGAACTTCTGGCATCTGGTCTTGTCCGTGTGCTTCTAGAGGTTTTCAGCAACCCAGATGAGAAACTGGCCCGTGCCGCCCAGTCAACGTTCCTAGAAGTCTTCATGGCATACACCGTCAAAGCGAAGCCAAAAACTGCAACTGCAGAATCTCCGGCAACGCCTTTCAGCGTCATGATTCACAAGCTTCAGGACTTGCTCAGTAGGTCAGAGCATTTTGAGGTTATTACGGTGCATCACAACACATTTGACGGCAACCACAGTAGTCCTGCTTCCATGCTTGGGAAGCAGATTCGACTTCGTCTTGTTGCCGATGATGAATCCGAAATACCTCGACCTTATCGTAATATAATGGTGTCAATTCATGCCATCGCGACTTTCAAATCCCTTGATGACTATTTACGGCCTAGGATCAGTATCAATGAGCGATCTCGTGGCTCCGCCCGCAGGGATGGAGTTGCTCGAGCACTTGCCGCTATGGCAAACAGCGCGGGTCTTCCTCTGAGTagcgcagcagcagcccgTCTAGCAGCAGCTGAACGATCAGGCCCTTTCTCGGGACCTCCGATACCGCCGCCGCCTGCTGTTGCTACGCCATCTGGCTCCCAAGCACTTCGCAAATCAAAGTCACAGGCTGCCCCTGCCACACCAGACCAATCTGCTGGGCCGTCTCGCGATAAAGGGGCGCTGAGACGCTCTTCAAGACGGCATGGCGCCGCTAATACACCCCCGGCGCCTCGGCCTCCGCctgttgatgacgaggaaaTGCAAGATACACTAGAATGCGCCGACGAGAAGCAGCTgactgatgacgatgacgtcGGAGACAGCGGTGCATTGGATGCCATTGTTGGTGAgctcgaagaagacatgCAAGAGGAATCGACGCCTGAGGATACTTCTGCTGTCAACATGGAGGTCGCTACTGGCGGCCATGTCACCGCACGCAAGGAAGATGGCACTCGAATCGCGACACCAACTGGATCTGGTGTACCTAGCCGTGCGGGTGGACCCTCAGTTGGCTCTCAAGGCACACCTACTCCAGCCTTGTCATCGTCGAGGCCAATGTCTTATGCGTCCGCTCTCCAGGCAGTGCCCCAAGATTGGCACATCGAGTTCAGTCTTGACAACAAGCTGATCCCCAATGAGACTACCATCTACCGCGCTGTCCATACTTCAGCTTCTAACTCAGATGAGCATCTAAGCAGAAGCATCTGGTCAACTGTGCACCCAATCAAGTTCAAGCGTGTACCTGGGCCACCTCCTGCGGAATCTctttcattttcttcaaACACGGAagctgatggtgaagatgaacATGGAATCCCCGCTTCCCTTGCCAAGAACCCAACAACGTCATCAATTTTACGCCTATTAAACATTCTTCACGATCTCAACTCGAACATTGAAGATGTTTTGattgagaaaaagaacagCGTTATTGGCCTGAATGTTGAGCCGTTATCACAGTTCGTCAACACGAAACTCACAGCGAAGTTGAATCGTCAGTTGGAGGAGCCCTTGATTGTTGCCAGCAACTGTCTACCTAGTTGGGCGGAGGATTTAGCTCGCCTTTATCCCTTCCTCTTCCCATTTGAGACTCGACATTTATTCCTTCAATCTACATCTTTCGGATATGCCCGATCAATGGCGAGGTGGCAGAATACCCAGTCTGCGGAGGACAACCGAAGAGATCGAAATAACGAACGGCCATTCCTCGGTCGCCTTCAACGACAAAAAGTTAGGATCTCACGTCAGAAGATCCTTGAATCGGCCTTGAAAGTCATGGAGCTATATGGTGCTTCACAGAGTATCCTAGAAGTGGAGTATTTCGAGGAGGTGGGCACTGGTCTTGGTCCCACTCTCGAGTTCTACTCAACAGTCTCGAAAGAGTTCTCAAAGAGGAAGCTCAAACTCTGGCGCGAGGTCGATTCGAACGGCTCTGATGAGTTTGTGTCTGGAGCCACTGGGCTCTTCCCTCGGCCGCagagcgatgaagaggctgggaCACCTAACGGAGAGCGGATTCTGCATCTTTTCAAGATGCTTGGAAAGTTTGTTGCGCGGTCCATGATTGACTCCCGAATCATCGATCTTCACTTCaaccccatcttcttccGCATTGGGGATGCAGTTTCATCTGGAGTCAAACCATCATTGGGGGCTGTGAAAATTGTCGATCCTGTCCTTGCTCGTTCATtgaaggccatcaagcagtttgccttggccaagaaggaaatcgATGAAGACCCCAATCGTACACCAGCACAAAAGGTTGCTGACACACAAAGCATTACTATCGATGgcgtcaagcttgatgaccTTTGTCTCGACTTCACTTTGCCAGGTTATCCTAATATTCAGCTGGAGGATAATGGTTCCCAGAAACGAGTTACTATTGACAATGTGGACTCGTATCTGGAGAAGGTCATTGATATGACTCTTGGGTCTGGTGTTCGTCGCCAAGTTGATGCCTTCCGTGCTGGATTCTCACAGGTATTCCCCTACTCTGCACTGAGTGCTTTCACGCCAGATGAGTTGGTCACCTTGTTTGGCCGTGTAGATGAGGACTGGTCACTTGAGA CTCTCCTTGATTCGATCAAGGCCGATCATGGTTACAACATGGATAGCAAGACCGTCAAGAATCTGCTCCATACAATGAGCGAATTTGATGCTTCGCAGCGCCGTGACTTCTTACAATTCACCACTGGAAGTCCGAAGCTCCCCATTGGAG GATTCAAGTCTCTGACACCTATGTTCACTGTGGTCTGCAAACCAAGTGAGCACCCTTATACGTCCGACGACTACCTCCCTAGTGTCATGACGTGTGTCAACTACTTGAAGCTTCCAGACTACTCTACCATTGAGATCATGAGGAAGCAGCTTTTCACAGCAGTCAAGGAAGGCCAGGGAGCGTTCCATCTGTCGTAG
- a CDS encoding E3 ubiquitin-protein ligase TRIP12, with protein sequence MSSRITRSSARQAASQAAQTNNIAPAAADVPAIPSTTPSTRKRKGLAAEKSPNDALPPSGSSGRRSKRQKIPEAVPPPNANNNNHITSRSRRKGKPAVDMDSPDNNVPGSAHPLEPSIPSGSSSRKSSRSKKTTGPPSETTSGTTLTTRRSKRNLDSAVDQDTPMTGTDENKDPGPPPPPPPPIDHHDDDDSEDNDEDEDEEGSRRYDEDEDDEDDPFGGFGGPPGSLSSTLRALTGMMSGLTSRFREILHNLRVDDLSVQLIALQELSEILLVSNEDNLSGHFSPDAYVKELVSLMNKEESPEIMLLACRCLANLMEALPASVANVVYGSAVPVLCQKLLEISFIDLAEQALSTLEKISVEYPASIVREGGLTACLSYLDFFATGTQRTAVTTAANCCRNIPEDSFPVVRDVMPTLLNVLNSSDQRVVEQASLCVSGIVESFKYQPSKLEELVSVDLLRGVLRLLVPGTTNMIGSSIHTQFLRVLAFTARASPRLSAELFKLNVVETLYQILTGVSPPSGTEDVASKLDSVIIMQALIHRPRDQIIETLNVICELLPNLPRNADPSYGDFVELQASADPTNSAASGGRNRRSTNEKRIELLEECKDEVRRFALIIFPTLTDAFSSTVNLSVRQKVLTAQLKMLSNLDEDILVEALTPVPYASFLASILSQQDHASLVMLGLQAAELLLSRLDKIYRYQFYREGVFLEITKIAEEEDAVEEKPGKGEKQESQGEQDNEQSSDQESEHEEDEEDEERESSDDEDEDEEHDNENGEAQNEDMSPVSSRGSTMSLEVPLHRLVSDVRSMKSRTRDVAKKFLETHETEGHGQAMKLKATAILDALSDLAGELEAFYLKPMPSNVTADKGRELFTKLASYFDTDVLESVTSAELLASGLVRVLLEVFSNPDEKLARAAQSTFLEVFMAYTVKAKPKTATAESPATPFSVMIHKLQDLLSRSEHFEVITVHHNTFDGNHSSPASMLGKQIRLRLVADDESEIPRPYRNIMVSIHAIATFKSLDDYLRPRISINERSRGSARRDGVARALAAMANSAGLPLSSAAAARLAAAERSGPFSGPPIPPPPAVATPSGSQALRKSKSQAAPATPDQSAGPSRDKGALRRSSRRHGAANTPPAPRPPPVDDEEMQDTLECADEKQLTDDDDVGDSGALDAIVGELEEDMQEESTPEDTSAVNMEVATGGHVTARKEDGTRIATPTGSGVPSRAGGPSVGSQGTPTPALSSSRPMSYASALQAVPQDWHIEFSLDNKLIPNETTIYRAVHTSASNSDEHLSRSIWSTVHPIKFKRVPGPPPAESLSFSSNTEADGEDEHGIPASLAKNPTTSSILRLLNILHDLNSNIEDVLIEKKNSVIGLNVEPLSQFVNTKLTAKLNRQLEEPLIVASNCLPSWAEDLARLYPFLFPFETRHLFLQSTSFGYARSMARWQNTQSAEDNRRDRNNERPFLGRLQRQKVRISRQKILESALKVMELYGASQSILEVEYFEEVGTGLGPTLEFYSTVSKEFSKRKLKLWREVDSNGSDEFVSGATGLFPRPQSDEEAGTPNGERILHLFKMLGKFVARSMIDSRIIDLHFNPIFFRIGDAVSSGVKPSLGAVKIVDPVLARSLKAIKQFALAKKEIDEDPNRTPAQKVADTQSITIDGVKLDDLCLDFTLPGYPNIQLEDNGSQKRVTIDNVDSYLEKVIDMTLGSGVRRQVDAFRAGFSQVFPYSALSAFTPDELVTLFGRVDEDWSLETLLDSIKADHGYNMDSKTVKNLLHTMSEFDASQRRDFLQFTTGSPKLPIGGFKSLTPMFTVVCKPSEHPYTSDDYLPSVMTCVNYLKLPDYSTIEIMRKQLFTAVKEGQGAFHLS encoded by the exons ATGTCTTCTAGAATCACCAGATCTTCGGCTCGTCAAGCAGCGAGTCAGGCAGCCCAAACTAACAATATTGCTCCTGCCGCTGCTGACGTCCCGGCCATACCCTCCACTACTCCATCCACACGCAAGCGAAAAGGGCTCGCCGCCGAGAAGAGCCCCAACGACGCATTACCACCCTCTGGGTCTTCAGGTCGACGGTCCAAGAGACAAAAGATTCCCGAAGCCGTTCCACCTCCAAACGCCAACAATaacaatcacatcacatcccGATCTCGGCGAAAGGGAAAGCCCGCTGTTGATATGGACAGCCCGGA TAACAACGTACCCGGATCTGCGCATCCTCTAGAGCCCTCCATCCCCTCAGGGTCTTCTAGCAGAAAATCGAGCCGTTCTAAGAAGACCACGGGACCTCCATCAG AAACCACATCTGGTACAACTTTGACCACCCGAAGATCGAAACGGAATCTTGACAGCGCAGTTGATCAAGATACACCGATGACGGGTACCGACGAGAACAAAGACCCAGGACCACCACcaccccctcctcctcccatcgaTCAccacgacgatgacgatagCGAAGACAatgatgaggacgaagatgaagagggatcACGAAGGtacgacgaagacgaagacgacgaagacgatcCTTTTGGCGGATTTGGTGGCCCTCCAGGCAGTTTATCCAGCACACTTAGAGCACTCACAGGGATGATGTCCGGCCTAACATCTCGATTCCGGGAGATTCTTCACAATCTGcgagttgatgatctctcAGTGCAGCTAATAGCTCTGCAGGAGCTATCAGAAATACTTCTAGTTTCCAACGAAGACAACCTCTCTGGCCACTTCTCTCCCGATGCGTATGTTAAGGAGCTGGTTTCCCTcatgaacaaagaagaaagccCCGAAATCATGTTGCTCGCGTGCCGTTGCTTGGCAAATTTGATGGAGGCTTTGCCTGCCAGTGTTGCGAACGTCGTCTATGGAAGCGCCGTCCCTGTCCTGTGCCAAAAACTTCTCGAAATTTCTTTTATCGATTTGGCAGAGCAGGCCCTGAGCACATTGGAAAAGATATCGGTCGAATATCCTGCCAGTATCGTTCGTGAGGGTGGCCTTACTGCTTGTTTGTCTTATCTCGACTTTTTTGCTACCGGCACGCAGAGAACTGCCGTTACTACCGCAGCAAACTGTTGCCGCAACATCCCCGAAGACTCTTTCCCAGTAGTGCGAGATGTTATGCCTACACTTCTCAACGTTCTCAATAGCAGTGATCAGCGGGTCGTGGAGCAGGCCTCGCTTTGCGTTTCTGGCATCGTCGAGAGTTTCAAGTACCAACCCTCCAAACTTGAGGAACTTGTTAGCGTCGACCTTCTTCGAGGTGTGCTGCGACTTCTTGTTCCCGGTACGACCAACATGATTGGCTCCAGTATCCATACACAATTTCTCCGAGTTTTGGCATTCACTGCGCGAGCTAGCCCTCGTCTTTCCGCagagctcttcaagcttAATGTGGTAGAGACATTGTATCAAATTCTGACTGGGGTTTCACCACCCAGCGGTACCGAAGATGTTGCCTCCAAACTGGACAGTGTTATAATCATGCAGGCTCTAATCCATCGGCCCCGAGATCAGATCATTGAGACGCTCAATGTCATTTGCGAATTACTACCTAACCTACCACGAAATGCAGATCCCTCATATGGTGATTTTGTCGAACTTCAAGCCTCGGCAGATCCTACAAACTCGGCAGCCAGTGGGGGAAGGAACCGCAGGTCTACGAATGAGAAGCgcattgagcttcttgaagagtGCAAAGACGAAGTTCGCCGATTTgcgctcatcatcttccctACTTTGACGGATGCGTTCTCCAGTACTGTCAACTTGAGCGTCCGCCAAAAAGTCCTCACAGCACAATTGAAGATGCTCTCGAatcttgatgaggacatCTTGGTTGAGGCGCTTACTCCGGTACCTTATGCCTCTTTCCTCGCTTCCATTCTTTCACAACAAGACCACGCATCTCTGGTTATGCTTGGTCTGCAAGCGGCCGAGCTGCTACTAAGCAGACTCGACAAGATCTACCGGTATCAATTCTATCGCGAAGGAGTCTTTCTTGAGATCACcaagattgctgaggaggaagacgcaGTTGAAGAGAAGCCAGGCAAGGGTGAAAAACAGGAGTCTCAGGGCGAACAAGACAACGAACAGTCCTCAGACCAGGAATCTGAgcatgaggaagacgaagaagatgaggaacGCGAGtcctctgatgatgaggacgaagacgaagagcaTGATAACGAGAATGGCGAGGCGCAGAATGAGGATATGTCCCCTGTTAGCTCCCGGGGATCTACCATGTCTCTCGAGGTCCctctccatcgtcttgtCTCCGACGTGCGATCCATGAAATCTCGAACTCGAGACGTCGCCAAGAAGTTCTTGGAGACCCATGAGACTGAAGGCCATGGCCAGGCtatgaagctcaaggcaaCAGCaatccttgatgctctttCAGATTTGGctggtgagcttgaggcCTTCTATCTCAAGCCGATGCCCAGCAACGTTACGGCCGATAAAGGAAGGGAactcttcaccaagcttgcaTCATATTTCGATACCGACGTCTTGGAAAGTGTTACGAGCGCAGAACTTCTGGCATCTGGTCTTGTCCGTGTGCTTCTAGAGGTTTTCAGCAACCCAGATGAGAAACTGGCCCGTGCCGCCCAGTCAACGTTCCTAGAAGTCTTCATGGCATACACCGTCAAAGCGAAGCCAAAAACTGCAACTGCAGAATCTCCGGCAACGCCTTTCAGCGTCATGATTCACAAGCTTCAGGACTTGCTCAGTAGGTCAGAGCATTTTGAGGTTATTACGGTGCATCACAACACATTTGACGGCAACCACAGTAGTCCTGCTTCCATGCTTGGGAAGCAGATTCGACTTCGTCTTGTTGCCGATGATGAATCCGAAATACCTCGACCTTATCGTAATATAATGGTGTCAATTCATGCCATCGCGACTTTCAAATCCCTTGATGACTATTTACGGCCTAGGATCAGTATCAATGAGCGATCTCGTGGCTCCGCCCGCAGGGATGGAGTTGCTCGAGCACTTGCCGCTATGGCAAACAGCGCGGGTCTTCCTCTGAGTagcgcagcagcagcccgTCTAGCAGCAGCTGAACGATCAGGCCCTTTCTCGGGACCTCCGATACCGCCGCCGCCTGCTGTTGCTACGCCATCTGGCTCCCAAGCACTTCGCAAATCAAAGTCACAGGCTGCCCCTGCCACACCAGACCAATCTGCTGGGCCGTCTCGCGATAAAGGGGCGCTGAGACGCTCTTCAAGACGGCATGGCGCCGCTAATACACCCCCGGCGCCTCGGCCTCCGCctgttgatgacgaggaaaTGCAAGATACACTAGAATGCGCCGACGAGAAGCAGCTgactgatgacgatgacgtcGGAGACAGCGGTGCATTGGATGCCATTGTTGGTGAgctcgaagaagacatgCAAGAGGAATCGACGCCTGAGGATACTTCTGCTGTCAACATGGAGGTCGCTACTGGCGGCCATGTCACCGCACGCAAGGAAGATGGCACTCGAATCGCGACACCAACTGGATCTGGTGTACCTAGCCGTGCGGGTGGACCCTCAGTTGGCTCTCAAGGCACACCTACTCCAGCCTTGTCATCGTCGAGGCCAATGTCTTATGCGTCCGCTCTCCAGGCAGTGCCCCAAGATTGGCACATCGAGTTCAGTCTTGACAACAAGCTGATCCCCAATGAGACTACCATCTACCGCGCTGTCCATACTTCAGCTTCTAACTCAGATGAGCATCTAAGCAGAAGCATCTGGTCAACTGTGCACCCAATCAAGTTCAAGCGTGTACCTGGGCCACCTCCTGCGGAATCTctttcattttcttcaaACACGGAagctgatggtgaagatgaacATGGAATCCCCGCTTCCCTTGCCAAGAACCCAACAACGTCATCAATTTTACGCCTATTAAACATTCTTCACGATCTCAACTCGAACATTGAAGATGTTTTGattgagaaaaagaacagCGTTATTGGCCTGAATGTTGAGCCGTTATCACAGTTCGTCAACACGAAACTCACAGCGAAGTTGAATCGTCAGTTGGAGGAGCCCTTGATTGTTGCCAGCAACTGTCTACCTAGTTGGGCGGAGGATTTAGCTCGCCTTTATCCCTTCCTCTTCCCATTTGAGACTCGACATTTATTCCTTCAATCTACATCTTTCGGATATGCCCGATCAATGGCGAGGTGGCAGAATACCCAGTCTGCGGAGGACAACCGAAGAGATCGAAATAACGAACGGCCATTCCTCGGTCGCCTTCAACGACAAAAAGTTAGGATCTCACGTCAGAAGATCCTTGAATCGGCCTTGAAAGTCATGGAGCTATATGGTGCTTCACAGAGTATCCTAGAAGTGGAGTATTTCGAGGAGGTGGGCACTGGTCTTGGTCCCACTCTCGAGTTCTACTCAACAGTCTCGAAAGAGTTCTCAAAGAGGAAGCTCAAACTCTGGCGCGAGGTCGATTCGAACGGCTCTGATGAGTTTGTGTCTGGAGCCACTGGGCTCTTCCCTCGGCCGCagagcgatgaagaggctgggaCACCTAACGGAGAGCGGATTCTGCATCTTTTCAAGATGCTTGGAAAGTTTGTTGCGCGGTCCATGATTGACTCCCGAATCATCGATCTTCACTTCaaccccatcttcttccGCATTGGGGATGCAGTTTCATCTGGAGTCAAACCATCATTGGGGGCTGTGAAAATTGTCGATCCTGTCCTTGCTCGTTCATtgaaggccatcaagcagtttgccttggccaagaaggaaatcgATGAAGACCCCAATCGTACACCAGCACAAAAGGTTGCTGACACACAAAGCATTACTATCGATGgcgtcaagcttgatgaccTTTGTCTCGACTTCACTTTGCCAGGTTATCCTAATATTCAGCTGGAGGATAATGGTTCCCAGAAACGAGTTACTATTGACAATGTGGACTCGTATCTGGAGAAGGTCATTGATATGACTCTTGGGTCTGGTGTTCGTCGCCAAGTTGATGCCTTCCGTGCTGGATTCTCACAGGTATTCCCCTACTCTGCACTGAGTGCTTTCACGCCAGATGAGTTGGTCACCTTGTTTGGCCGTGTAGATGAGGACTGGTCACTTGAGA CTCTCCTTGATTCGATCAAGGCCGATCATGGTTACAACATGGATAGCAAGACCGTCAAGAATCTGCTCCATACAATGAGCGAATTTGATGCTTCGCAGCGCCGTGACTTCTTACAATTCACCACTGGAAGTCCGAAGCTCCCCATTGGAG GATTCAAGTCTCTGACACCTATGTTCACTGTGGTCTGCAAACCAAGTGAGCACCCTTATACGTCCGACGACTACCTCCCTAGTGTCATGACGTGTGTCAACTACTTGAAGCTTCCAGACTACTCTACCATTGAGATCATGAGGAAGCAGCTTTTCACAGCAGTCAAGGAAGGCCAGGGAGCGTTCCATCTGTCGTAG